The Gloeomargarita lithophora Alchichica-D10 genomic sequence GATAAAGGCAACCACAACAGCAGGGTTCCCACGCCAATTACCAAAAGAAAACCAAGACAAATCGTGCGGGCTGGGGTCATAATGAGGTACTAGGGTGGCTTCCTAACCCTTTATACATGAACACGTTGTCTGCGCTTAGTCTCATCCTCGTTCTGACCCTGGTCAATGGTCTGTTTGCCATGTCAGAACTGGCGATCATTTCCGCCCGGAAAGTCCGTCTCCAGCAACAGGCCAACGATGGCGATGCCGGTGCCCAGCGGGTTTTGGACTTAGCCAGTAATCCCACCCGGATGCTTTCCACCATCCAAATTGTGATTACCCTCATCGGTATCCTCATCGGTGCCTTTGGCGAAGCCACCCTTGGTAACAACTTGGAAGCCAGTTTAACCCAAATCCCCTTGCTGGCAACCTATGCCCCGGTGCTGGCGACCCTGGTTGTGGCCATTGGAAGCACGTACATGGCTTTAATTTTTGGCGAATTGGTACCAAAGCAGTTGGGTTTGAGCTACCCGGAACCGATTGCTATTTTTATGGCTCCCTTTTTAGATTTTTTGTCCCGGATGTTGACCCCCTTGGTGGCGATTTTGAGTATTTCCGCCCAGACCCTCCTAACTTTGATGGGAATTCGCCCCATGCAGGAGCCGCTGGTCTCCGAGGAAGAAATTAAAATTCTCATCCAACAGGGAACGGAGGCGGGTACCTTCGCAGAGTCAGAACAAGACCTGGTGGAGCGGGTCTTTCGCCTGGGGGATCAACGCATCAGTGCCCTGATGACCCCCCGCCCGGATATTGTTTGGTTAGACTTGGACGACTCCCCTGGCCAAAATCAAAAGGAAATTTGTGACCATAATTATTCCCGATTTCCCGTATGTCAGGGGGATTTAGACCACGTTCTAGGGATTATTGCCGCCCAAGACCTCCTCGCCCAGGCCATCCGCACCGAACCCTTTGACCTGACGAGCCATCTCAGTCCGCCCCTTTATGTGCCGGAAAATACCCACGCCCTCAAGGTGCTAGAACTTCTGCGCCAGTCGGGTTCCCCCATGGCTTTGGTGGTGGACGAATACGGGGTGATCCAAGGATTGGTGACCTTCAAAGATATTTTAGAAGCTCTAATTGGGGACATTCCCTCGGTAGATGATGAAGATGAACCGGGGGCAGTCGAACGGGAAGATGGCTCCTGGCTCGTAGATGGCCTGCTGGGGATTGATAAATTCCAGGAGCTTTTTGATATTCCCGAATTTCCTGATAATAATCGCTCTTACCACACCTTGGCCGGGTTAATTATTGACCATCTAGGCCATATTCCCCACGTGGCGGAGCGGTTTGAATGGGGGGGCTTACGCTTTGAAATTGTGGATATGGACGGCAATCGGGTGGACAAGGTACTGATCAACCGCCCCCAATTGTCCAAGTAAAATGCTATGCTGTCTAAGCATTGCGGGCGTAATTCAGTGGTAGAATGTCAGCTTCCCAAGCTGAACGTCAGGGGTTCGAGTCCCCTCGTCCGCTTCCCAGTAAACAAGCCAAAACACCCATGAATGCAAGGAATTTGACGCTTCCTATGTAATATAGCTAAACACGTAAAGGTTGACATAATAACATGGGTCGCAGGGCACCGCCCCGCATTGGTTTTCCGAAATCTTGAGACGACAACCTTACTCTACTTAGCTATAGCATTATTTTCCCTTACTGTGTCTATGTGGGTCTATGGAAGTCTATAGGGGTATAAATTTGGGTATAAACTCTGAAGCCCCACAAGTTCACCCCAGAACCGGCACCAGAACCCCAAGCGCAAAGGGTCAGCATCCTATGGGACAAATACGTTACCCCCCGTCCCACCCCAGCGCAGGTATTAGGTTGTGTTGATCTTACAGCCTTTTCATTTATTAAGGGGTACAATAACAGCATTTGGCAAACCAACTTGGAAAGAACGAAGCATTAAGTAGTAATAAAGACACTTTTACAATTTGATGTATCTGATTATCTTCTGAATTAGAAAACTGTCGGATAACATGCTATGGCTATGTCCTGCGGACACGCTACGCAAGCTATGAGAACCGACCACATCATCTCAAATAGCTTCGCCACGCTCCGCTATGGGTGTTAGATCCTGGGTCTGTTTATATTGTTGCACCAAGTGATGTACTGTCCTCTTTGTCACCATGAATCGCTCTGCCACTTTCCCCATTGATGTCCCACCCAACCGATAGGCCGCCACAATCCTTTGCCGTAAATCTAACGAATGCGTTGGCATATTTCTCCTCCTTGTCTTTACTTACTTTATACCTATAGCAATATGACACGAGTTACGAACGGAAATTCCGCAGAACCAAGGGCGGGGGATGCCCCCCTGCGACCGCTGTTCTAAATTCAAATAAGATTGCTATATATTAGCTTAGTAGGCTGTAATTCAAACCAACGATAATTATTGGCACTTGAGAAATTTTCGTTATTTTCGACAAGCTAAAATAGATGCGTTAGGAGGAATTTTCTGGCCAGAAGGGGAAAATTTAGCACCGAATGGGTTGGCACGTTATCTAAAGAAAGATTAAACTTTATGACTAAAACTCGTATTTATTACACAAAACCTTCTATAGGGCACCTCTAAAAATATGTCGCATGAGCACCACCCCCGATACTGGTTTCCGGAAATATCTGTTTGCAAATCGAGTTAGATTGCTATATAATTGAACTATAGCAATCTTATTTGAATTTAGAAAAGCAGTCGCAGGGGGGCACCCCCCGTCCCTGGTTCTGCGGAATTTCCGTTCGTAACTCGTGTCATATTGCTATAGCAGTGAACACTTTAGTTAAAATCACATTAGAATTATGACTAGTATCGCAATTACAGGAGCGACTGGATTTGTTGGTAGACATATTCTTCACTATTTATTAATTCACAACCATGACGTTACAGTTTTAACTCGTAGTAACAATGCTCATAAGCTACCTAAGCGAGTTAAAATTTTTGAAACGGAAGATATTTTTAATGAAGCATCTTCAAAACTGATTCTGGCTTTGCAAAGAATCGAAGTTATAATTCATTCGGCTTGGTATGTCGAGCCGACTAAGTACTTAACCTCTCCTCTAAATATGGATTGCTTGAAAGGAACCTTGCAATTAGCTCAAGCCTTTGCTGAAGCTGGGGGAAGAAAGTTTGTTGGGATTGGTACCTGTTTTGAATATGATCTTAACTATGGTTTTTTGAGTGTACAAACCCCTTTAGTTCCTAAAACACTATATGCCGCTTGTAAGGTATCAGCATTTCAGACCTTAAGTCATTTCTTGCCTGTCTTAGGCGTAGAATTTTTATGGTGTAGGCTTTTTTATCTTTATGGTGAAGGTGAAGACTCTAGGAGACTGGTACCCTATTTAAAAGCAAAACTCAGAGCAGGAGAAACAGCAGAATTAACTAGTGGCAATCAAATCAGAGATTTTATGAATGTGAGCGACGCAGGAGAACAGATAGTCAAAGCTACTCTTAGTTCGACTCAAGGTGCGTTTAATATATGTTCGGGTCTTCCAATTACTGTTAAACAATTAGCTGAACAAATTGGAGATCAGTTTGGGCGCCGAGATCTATTAAAATTTGATGCAAGACCTGCTAACTTACTAGATCCACCATGTGTAGTTGGTGTTATGATTCCTTCTAGTGAGGGTTAGCTGTTTGCCTTAGTCTGTAAGTAGGATCGCAGGAGATATAGCAATCCTAATTGGGTTCAGAACAGCGGTCGCAGGGGCAGTCCACGCAGTGTGCCGTAGGCATTGCCCCCGTCCTTGGTTCTTCTAAATTTCTGTTCGCCAATTGGGTGGGATTGCTATAGTCAGATTCTTGCTTCTCAAAAATCCTTGCATTCCATGAGTGCTTTAACTCTCCTTTTGTAGAATATATTGTAATTAAGGAATTTTCGTATGAAAGATTTTAACAAGGAAACAGAAAACAGAATTTTAGAAATATCAAAGAATCAAAGACTAAATCAGATTACCGCAGAATTTATGAGGGAATCAACTCTACCCAAATACTCTTATACATTTTCATGGCTTAGTCGTCCCATTATTCAATATCCACAAGATATTGTTGCCGTACAAGAATTAATTTGGCAAATCAGACCTGATCTGATCATTGAAACTGGCATTGCCCATGGAGGTTCTCTTGTCCTCAGTGCATCTATGTTAGCTCTTTTAGATATGTGTGATGCTATCGCTACCGGACAAATGATTGACCCCAAAGTTTCTCATCGTCGAGTTTTAGGAATTGATATTGATATTCGTAAACATAATCAAATTGCTCTTGAAGCGCACCCTATGTATTCTCGAATTCAAATGATTGAAGGTTCTAGTATTGAACCAAACATTATTGCACAAGTTCATTCTATTGCATCGAATTATCAAAAAATCTTAGTTTGTTTAGATAGTAATCATACCCATGCTCATGTCTTGGCTGAGCTAGAAGCCTATGCCCCTTTAACCTCTATTGGTAGCTACTGCATTGTCTTTGATACTGTGATTGAAGACTTACCTGATGAAATGTTTCCCGACCGGCCTTGGGGTAAAGGCAACAATCCAAAAACTGCTGTCTGGGAATTTCTCAAAACTCACTCAGAATTTGAAATTGACAAAACTATCCAACATAAGTTACTAATTACGGTAGCACCTGATGGATTTTTAAAAAGGAGGTATTAATCATTATGGTTCTCGTTACAGTAGGGATTCCTTGCTACAACGAAGAAAAGTATATTGGTCGGGCGATTGAATCGGTGGTCAATCAAACCCTACAAGATATTGAAATTATAATTTCAGATAATTGTTCGATTGATGCTACTGATAAAATCATCAGAACTTATAGCAAAGACGATTCCAGAATCGCATATCATAGACAACCGAGACAAATCACTGCCAAGGAGAATTTTTGGACTTTATTGCAAAAATGTCAAACGAAGTATTTTACTTGGCTGGCGGCTGATGATTTTTTTCACCTAGAATGGTTAGGGGTAGCAGTGAATTTTTTAGAAGCGAATCCCGATGTTATTATGGCTTATTCAAAAATAGATATGGTAGATGATAATATGAAGATTCAAAATTATCCTTTAACGGGTTTTTTAGATACAACTCAACTGGAACCAAAGACTGCTTTGCGAGAAGCAATGATTAAACGCCGTTGTGTTTCTGATGGGGCTTATGGTCTTTATAGAACTGATATTCTCCGTTCAGTTGTCTGTCCAAATATATGGTGTGGGGATCAAATTATGATGTCTCACGTTCATAGCAAAGGAGCAGTTAAATTGTTTGACCAGGTTTACCTCATACGCACTTTTCGGGATGGTTCTCACGACCAAGCAACTCAAAAGGAAAAACGTTGGGGAATTATCCTGTTTAGAGCAATGGATGCTTTATTGGTTGATATACTAAAAAAGCTATACGAAATCAGATTTGTTAGTTTCCATCCTCAATTAAGTTTAAGTGATAAATTCACACTGACGGGCGAACTGATTGTAGATTTATATCAAATTCGTAAAGATAAAGCGATGTCTTACCTCTATCAAAAATATCCATCTCTTTATAAAGTGGCACACTATCTGGAAGGAATGCCAACCCGTTTGCAAAGACGGTGGCAAAAGGTTATGAATTCTGATCAAAAAATGACTTAAGGACACCTCTGTTTGTTCACAGTTATAGTTAAGTAGGGTAAGGTTGTCGCCTCAAGATGCTGGGGAACCAATGCGGGGCTGCGCCCTGCGACCCGTATTATGTCAACCTTTGCGTGTTTAGCTAAATCGAGAATTGACACGCTAAAAGCCTTGTATTCAGGAGAACCAAGTCCGGGGGCGGTGCCGATCTATGGCTTCAAATTTTTGACTGGTAATTCTGATTAAGAAGACCGGCGCAATTCTTGTACCCGTTGCCGCAAATGCTGAAAATACTCCGTTTCGGTAATTTCTTTTACCTGCCGATCCCGTTTGTGCTGGTCAATGGCCTGGTTCAATTCCGCTACCTGCCGTTGTAAATTTTCCTCCTGCTGTTTGCGGGCAGTAATGTCCCACAAGGCACTCAACACGGTATTTTGACCTTGAAATACGAAGGGTTGCCAATTTAATAACACCCACAACGTTGAATCATCGGGACGTTTCACCAGCAGTTCATAGTTGGTGACGTTTCCCTGTTGGACATAAAGTTCTTTCAATCGTTCGACATCCGATGGGTCATAGCAAAAGTCTCGCCCCCGCCAAGTAATCACTGGGGCTTCTTGGGGTATCCCTAAAAGGGCAATTACCGCTGGATTACGGTAGAGAATTTGCCCTGTTTCAATATGTAAAATCAATAAAGCAACGGGATTTGCCTCCACCAGGGTACGAAATTGGACTTCACTTTGGCGTAGGGCGGCCAAGGCTTCCGCCTGCAATTGGGCTTCTACCGTATCCGCATGGGCGGTCATGGTTTCCAAAATCAATTCTAAATCAGTTTTTTCCTGTTCTAAGGTCGCCAACAGGTGTTGTAAGCGAGATTCAGACATTTGTAAATCCCGCTCGGCTCGTTCGTGTTGAAAGACTTTATCCGCCAATTGTTGGGTGAC encodes the following:
- a CDS encoding glycosyltransferase family 2 protein; the encoded protein is MVLVTVGIPCYNEEKYIGRAIESVVNQTLQDIEIIISDNCSIDATDKIIRTYSKDDSRIAYHRQPRQITAKENFWTLLQKCQTKYFTWLAADDFFHLEWLGVAVNFLEANPDVIMAYSKIDMVDDNMKIQNYPLTGFLDTTQLEPKTALREAMIKRRCVSDGAYGLYRTDILRSVVCPNIWCGDQIMMSHVHSKGAVKLFDQVYLIRTFRDGSHDQATQKEKRWGIILFRAMDALLVDILKKLYEIRFVSFHPQLSLSDKFTLTGELIVDLYQIRKDKAMSYLYQKYPSLYKVAHYLEGMPTRLQRRWQKVMNSDQKMT
- a CDS encoding cephalosporin hydroxylase family protein — translated: MKDFNKETENRILEISKNQRLNQITAEFMRESTLPKYSYTFSWLSRPIIQYPQDIVAVQELIWQIRPDLIIETGIAHGGSLVLSASMLALLDMCDAIATGQMIDPKVSHRRVLGIDIDIRKHNQIALEAHPMYSRIQMIEGSSIEPNIIAQVHSIASNYQKILVCLDSNHTHAHVLAELEAYAPLTSIGSYCIVFDTVIEDLPDEMFPDRPWGKGNNPKTAVWEFLKTHSEFEIDKTIQHKLLITVAPDGFLKRRY
- a CDS encoding hemolysin family protein, whose amino-acid sequence is MNTLSALSLILVLTLVNGLFAMSELAIISARKVRLQQQANDGDAGAQRVLDLASNPTRMLSTIQIVITLIGILIGAFGEATLGNNLEASLTQIPLLATYAPVLATLVVAIGSTYMALIFGELVPKQLGLSYPEPIAIFMAPFLDFLSRMLTPLVAILSISAQTLLTLMGIRPMQEPLVSEEEIKILIQQGTEAGTFAESEQDLVERVFRLGDQRISALMTPRPDIVWLDLDDSPGQNQKEICDHNYSRFPVCQGDLDHVLGIIAAQDLLAQAIRTEPFDLTSHLSPPLYVPENTHALKVLELLRQSGSPMALVVDEYGVIQGLVTFKDILEALIGDIPSVDDEDEPGAVEREDGSWLVDGLLGIDKFQELFDIPEFPDNNRSYHTLAGLIIDHLGHIPHVAERFEWGGLRFEIVDMDGNRVDKVLINRPQLSK
- a CDS encoding PAS domain S-box protein, whose translation is MNPDAQIAELETQIQELKQEKQDLEILLENTTAHADAVTQQLADKVFQHERAERDLQMSESRLQHLLATLEQEKTDLELILETMTAHADTVEAQLQAEALAALRQSEVQFRTLVEANPVALLILHIETGQILYRNPAVIALLGIPQEAPVITWRGRDFCYDPSDVERLKELYVQQGNVTNYELLVKRPDDSTLWVLLNWQPFVFQGQNTVLSALWDITARKQQEENLQRQVAELNQAIDQHKRDRQVKEITETEYFQHLRQRVQELRRSS
- a CDS encoding NAD-dependent epimerase/dehydratase family protein — its product is MTSIAITGATGFVGRHILHYLLIHNHDVTVLTRSNNAHKLPKRVKIFETEDIFNEASSKLILALQRIEVIIHSAWYVEPTKYLTSPLNMDCLKGTLQLAQAFAEAGGRKFVGIGTCFEYDLNYGFLSVQTPLVPKTLYAACKVSAFQTLSHFLPVLGVEFLWCRLFYLYGEGEDSRRLVPYLKAKLRAGETAELTSGNQIRDFMNVSDAGEQIVKATLSSTQGAFNICSGLPITVKQLAEQIGDQFGRRDLLKFDARPANLLDPPCVVGVMIPSSEG